The following are encoded together in the uncultured Methanobrevibacter sp. genome:
- a CDS encoding DUF3100 domain-containing protein, whose amino-acid sequence MFKWERIVIPDKDGQVEHIYREKTDKRILKKNPWRDYRLHGTVLILVIIAELIGTINIPITKDVAITIMPLIYTIVLGLVFYLAKPIKWIQRKQARIAEGAMMLFIGVLIAKLAVSSGQSIGLIFEMGPALILQEVGHLATILVLPIALILGFKKESIGMTNSIGREPNVAVVVDKYGFNSPESRGVFAIFIIGTVIGTIFISFLVTLSLSFLPLHPYAFAMASGVGSASMNAAAIGPTLAAFPGLETQIEAFAGFSNLLSFCVGIYIVIFVALPLTEKMYNWLEPKIGRDSIMPKKEDE is encoded by the coding sequence ATTTTCAAATGGGAGAGGATTGTTATTCCTGATAAAGATGGGCAAGTTGAGCATATTTATCGTGAAAAAACGGATAAACGTATTTTAAAGAAAAATCCGTGGCGAGATTACAGATTACATGGTACTGTGCTTATTTTGGTCATTATTGCGGAATTAATAGGTACAATCAACATTCCCATTACAAAAGATGTTGCCATCACTATAATGCCTTTAATCTATACAATTGTTTTAGGTCTGGTTTTTTATCTTGCAAAGCCTATAAAATGGATTCAAAGAAAACAGGCACGTATTGCTGAAGGGGCTATGATGCTTTTCATTGGTGTTCTTATTGCAAAATTAGCCGTTTCCAGTGGTCAGTCCATAGGCCTGATTTTTGAAATGGGTCCTGCATTGATATTGCAGGAAGTGGGGCACCTTGCAACAATATTGGTTCTTCCAATAGCATTGATTTTAGGATTTAAAAAGGAATCCATTGGTATGACTAACTCCATTGGGCGTGAACCTAACGTTGCTGTTGTTGTAGATAAATATGGATTCAATTCTCCAGAATCAAGAGGTGTATTTGCAATATTTATCATAGGAACTGTTATCGGTACAATATTTATAAGTTTCCTCGTTACTTTATCATTATCATTCCTGCCGCTGCACCCTTATGCTTTTGCTATGGCAAGCGGTGTCGGCAGTGCAAGTATGAATGCGGCTGCAATAGGGCCTACTTTAGCAGCATTTCCAGGATTGGAAACTCAAATTGAAGCATTTGCCGGTTTCAGTAACCTGCTTTCATTCTGTGTGGGAATCTATATTGTGATATTTGTTGCTTTGCCTTTA
- a CDS encoding transcriptional regulator: MFTRGNLLQQIEQLLKSQGYKTSDIYEQGSFDLVARKNLLILLLKTFLNIDSINEHNAHEMKQLANIFLASPIIIGEKSRNGILEEGVIYERYDIPTITFDTFKNMIVYNEYPEILADRGGYFVKIDGNVIKQYREEYSMSLKDLANLAHVSRATMYKYENGIVRANTETAMILEEILNTKVTLDIDLLKQPQNDNIKYSDDVNDLSKLGYGVLSTNKSPFDAVAKMKSSDNDSPLLTNVEKNRTEKTLKRMAIPLKDLSMVTTSEPVFIINNEKIKESIGTIPVIKSWELKEFEDSKELLKMIKERKEN; encoded by the coding sequence ATGTTTACTCGTGGAAACTTGTTACAGCAAATAGAACAACTACTGAAATCCCAAGGTTATAAGACCTCCGACATATACGAGCAGGGATCATTTGACCTGGTAGCAAGAAAAAATCTGCTGATATTGCTTTTAAAAACTTTTTTAAACATTGACAGCATTAACGAACATAATGCCCATGAAATGAAACAGCTGGCCAATATCTTTCTAGCTTCACCCATAATCATTGGAGAAAAGTCAAGAAACGGAATTCTCGAAGAAGGAGTAATCTATGAAAGATATGACATTCCAACAATCACTTTTGATACATTTAAAAACATGATTGTCTATAATGAATATCCGGAGATTTTGGCTGACCGTGGAGGATATTTCGTTAAAATAGACGGCAATGTTATAAAGCAGTACCGTGAAGAGTATTCAATGTCTTTAAAGGATTTAGCTAATTTAGCTCATGTTTCTCGTGCTACAATGTACAAATATGAAAACGGCATTGTCCGTGCAAATACTGAAACTGCAATGATTCTGGAAGAAATACTGAATACAAAAGTAACCTTAGACATTGATTTGTTGAAACAGCCTCAAAACGACAATATCAAATATAGTGATGACGTTAATGACTTATCAAAATTAGGATATGGAGTCTTATCTACAAATAAAAGTCCATTTGATGCTGTTGCTAAAATGAAAAGTTCGGATAATGATTCTCCTTTACTGACAAATGTTGAAAAAAACCGAACCGAAAAAACTTTAAAAAGAATGGCAATACCTTTAAAGGACTTGTCTATGGTTACAACATCTGAACCGGTTTTTATAATTAATAATGAAAAAATTAAAGAATCCATAGGTACAATTCCTGTGATAAAATCATGGGAGTTAAAGGAATTTGAAGATTCAAAAGAATTACTTAAAATGATTAAAGAGAGAAAAGAAAATTAG
- a CDS encoding DUF3100 domain-containing protein: MSVLVLVIVAMYIGPIELNISSGVTVSIMPLLYTMVLGLIFYLAKPITWIQRKQSRVAEGAMMLFIGVLIAKLAVSSGQSIHLIFEMGPALMLQELGHLATIFVALPVALLLGFKRETIGMTNSIGREPEVAVVVDKYGFNSPESRGIFALFIVGTIIGTVFISFLTSISVELLPLHPYAFAMASGVGSASMNAASLGPTLAAFPALKTQIEAFAGFSNLLSFSIGIYIVIFIALPLTEKLYEFLEPKIGRKSVVDEDGGE, translated from the coding sequence TTGTCTGTTCTTGTTTTAGTTATCGTAGCTATGTATATAGGACCAATTGAATTAAATATTTCAAGTGGTGTTACTGTTTCTATAATGCCGTTGTTATATACAATGGTTTTAGGTTTAATATTTTATTTGGCAAAACCAATTACATGGATTCAAAGAAAACAGTCTAGAGTAGCTGAAGGAGCTATGATGCTTTTCATTGGTGTATTAATTGCAAAATTGGCAGTTTCAAGTGGTCAATCAATTCATCTTATCTTTGAAATGGGTCCCGCATTGATGCTTCAGGAATTAGGGCATTTGGCAACAATATTCGTTGCACTTCCAGTTGCATTGCTTTTAGGTTTCAAACGTGAAACTATCGGTATGACAAATTCCATTGGCCGTGAACCTGAAGTGGCAGTTGTTGTTGATAAATATGGTTTTAATTCTCCTGAATCTCGTGGTATTTTTGCTTTATTTATTGTTGGGACTATAATAGGAACTGTATTTATTAGTTTTTTAACAAGTATCAGTGTTGAACTTTTACCGTTGCACCCTTATGCTTTTGCTATGGCAAGTGGTGTCGGCAGTGCAAGTATGAATGCAGCATCTTTAGGTCCGACTCTTGCGGCATTTCCTGCTTTGAAAACTCAAATTGAAGCATTTGCAGGATTCAGTAATCTGCTTTCATTTTCAATCGGTATATATATTGTAATATTTATTGCTTTGCCTCTGACAGAAAAATTATATGAATTTTTAGAACCAAAAATCGGCAGAAAATCTGTTGTTGATGAAGATGGAGGTGAATAA
- a CDS encoding DUF1743 domain-containing protein, translating into MNVLHIGIDDTDSPDGMCTTFLASQIINRLEENGIELLDYPRLIRLNPFARFKTRGNGGVSFKIENDDKADLARKIVLEEVEKLSMFDCDNTNPGVIFYEGEITSAMQDYAFRAIYEFITIEEAEDFGKSVGCEIHKFKKGRGIIGSIAAISLPLSDYTFELLTYRIPENYGTKRQIDYESVYEMDKSTFPDTFENIDYGENYIAIEPKTPCPVLYGIRSNTVEALKKAKDIVKVSEPVADWCIFKTNQHTDMHIQKAQNIASMKQFGCYEVTGEVKNRPKIIDGGHMFFFIRDESGEIECGAYEPTKTFRNTVSHLRPGDVIRVFGGIGEQNTFNIEKFQVIRLNDVEYKNPVCECGKRMTSAGKNKGFKCKKCGRKIESDKKVPIIITRNLKNSQFYETPVSARRHLSKPICRM; encoded by the coding sequence ATTAATGTTTTACATATTGGAATAGATGACACTGACTCTCCCGATGGGATGTGTACAACGTTTCTGGCCAGTCAAATCATAAACAGACTTGAGGAAAATGGAATTGAACTTTTGGACTATCCGAGGTTAATCAGATTGAATCCCTTTGCCAGATTCAAAACAAGAGGAAACGGAGGAGTCAGCTTTAAAATAGAAAATGATGATAAAGCTGATTTGGCCCGTAAAATTGTTCTGGAGGAAGTTGAAAAATTGTCAATGTTTGACTGTGACAATACAAATCCTGGAGTAATATTTTATGAAGGTGAAATAACCTCTGCTATGCAGGATTATGCATTCAGGGCAATTTATGAGTTTATCACAATTGAAGAGGCTGAAGATTTTGGAAAGTCAGTTGGCTGTGAAATTCACAAATTCAAAAAAGGAAGGGGAATTATCGGATCAATTGCAGCTATCAGTCTGCCGTTGTCTGATTATACATTTGAATTGCTGACATACAGAATTCCTGAAAATTATGGAACCAAACGCCAGATTGATTATGAATCTGTATATGAAATGGACAAGAGTACTTTTCCGGACACTTTTGAAAATATTGATTATGGGGAAAACTACATTGCCATTGAACCCAAAACCCCCTGCCCGGTCCTCTATGGAATCAGATCAAACACTGTTGAGGCATTGAAAAAAGCAAAAGACATTGTTAAAGTTTCAGAACCTGTTGCCGACTGGTGCATATTCAAAACTAACCAGCATACAGACATGCATATTCAGAAAGCTCAAAATATAGCATCAATGAAACAGTTCGGCTGCTATGAAGTCACAGGTGAAGTTAAAAACAGGCCTAAAATAATTGATGGGGGGCATATGTTTTTCTTTATACGGGATGAATCCGGTGAGATTGAATGCGGTGCATATGAGCCGACAAAAACTTTCAGAAATACTGTTTCTCATCTGCGTCCAGGTGATGTGATTCGTGTATTTGGAGGAATCGGTGAGCAGAATACATTCAACATTGAAAAATTCCAGGTTATCCGGCTTAATGATGTCGAGTATAAAAATCCGGTTTGTGAGTGCGGAAAAAGAATGACTTCAGCCGGTAAAAACAAAGGATTCAAGTGCAAAAAATGTGGAAGAAAAATAGAATCTGACAAAAAAGTTCCTATTATAATCACTCGTAATTTAAAAAATTCTCAGTTTTACGAAACACCGGTTTCTGCAAGGCGACACTTGTCAAAACCAATTTGTAGAATGTAG